One genomic segment of Hevea brasiliensis isolate MT/VB/25A 57/8 chromosome 3, ASM3005281v1, whole genome shotgun sequence includes these proteins:
- the LOC131178363 gene encoding uncharacterized mitochondrial protein AtMg00860-like, producing MREKKLYTKFSKCEFWLKQVAFLGHIVLVEEIRVDPNKIKAILEWKPPKNITEVISFLGVAGYYRRFAKGFSIITSPLTKLLRKNAKFVWNDKCHEIFERLKALLTEAPFLALPTKGVDYIRHYLYGEKCHMFTNHKSLKYLGTQKELNLRQRRWLELIKDYDCTIDYQLGKVNVVIDALSQKSMAGMLTFSLPLLLKLKALKARLELQNNDSILAQLTLKPLLIDEVVEAQKKDD from the exons ATGAGGGAGAAAAAGCTTTATACCAAATTCtccaaatgtgaattttggcttaagCAAGTGGCATTTCTTGGGCATATTGTATTAGTTGAAGAAATAAGAGTGGATCCTAACAAAATAAAAGCAATATTGGAGTGGAAGCCACCTAAGAATATAACAGAGGTCATAAGCTTTCTAGGAGTAGCGGGATATTATAGGCGATTTGCGAAGGGGTTTTCAATCATTACTTCACCCCTCACTAAATTGCTTAGGAAGAATGCAAAATTTgtgtggaatgataaatgtcatgAGATTTTTGAAAGGTTAAAAGCTTTGTTGACTGAAGCTCCTTTTCTTGCATTGCCCACGAAAGGAGTGGATTATATA AGGCACTACCTTTATGGTGAGAAATGTCACATGTTTAcaaatcataagagcttgaagtatctgggcacacaGAAAGAacttaacttgaggcagaggagatggttagagcttatTAAAGATTATGACTGCACCATAGATTACCAACTGGGTAAGGTTAATGTGGTTATAGATGCTTTGAGTCAGAAGTCCATGGCAGGGATGTTGACATTTTCATTACCCTTGCTACTTAAGTTGAAAGCACTTAAGGCACGATTGGAGTTACAAAACAACGACTCTATTCTAGCTCAGTTGACTTTGAAGCCACTTTTAATTGATGAGGTGGTAGAGGCACAGAAGAAAGATGACTAG